Proteins from a genomic interval of Anaerobaca lacustris:
- a CDS encoding cyclopropane-fatty-acyl-phospholipid synthase family protein yields the protein MTEKIAPVAERSRSSNRPCATDRWLRGIVLGRLEALAWGRITIVEDTWRHAYGDRSDDDAPQVTVTVRSSRFYSTLALGGSVGAAEAYMIGDWSCDDLPGLVRILVRNASVMFGVEGGIARLSEPLLRSFHWLRRNTRTGSRANIHAHYDLGNDFYSLFLDETMTYSCGIFESPSSTLAEASIEKYDRICRKLHLNPADHVIEIGCGWGGFAIHAAGQYGCRVTGTTISQQQYDWATRRVEELGLADRVQILYQDYRDLDGVYDKLVSIEMIEAVGHQYLGRFLLCCSKLLKPDGLMGLQAITILDQQYAQHTRTVDFIKRYIFPGSCLVSVTALCQAATRDTDLRAVHLEDITCQYAETLRRWRKAFFERLDKVKSLGFDDAFVRMWEFYLAYCEGAFEERYIGDVQMVFAKPLYRRPGPCIAPRIESQGEGVRAS from the coding sequence ATGACTGAGAAGATCGCTCCCGTCGCGGAACGTTCCCGATCATCGAACCGGCCCTGCGCGACAGACCGTTGGCTGCGGGGGATCGTCCTGGGGCGACTGGAAGCGCTCGCTTGGGGCAGGATTACGATTGTCGAAGACACGTGGAGGCATGCCTACGGCGATCGTTCGGATGATGATGCACCACAGGTCACCGTCACTGTGCGAAGCTCACGCTTCTATAGTACGTTGGCCCTCGGAGGCAGCGTTGGTGCCGCCGAAGCGTACATGATCGGCGACTGGTCCTGTGACGACCTGCCCGGTCTCGTCCGGATTCTGGTGCGCAATGCCTCGGTGATGTTTGGGGTGGAAGGCGGCATCGCGCGGCTCTCCGAACCATTGCTGCGTTCCTTTCATTGGCTGCGGCGCAATACCCGCACGGGCAGCCGGGCGAACATCCACGCGCACTACGATCTCGGAAACGATTTCTATTCGCTGTTTCTCGACGAGACCATGACGTATTCCTGTGGCATCTTCGAGAGCCCTTCCAGCACGCTGGCGGAGGCCTCGATCGAGAAATACGACCGCATCTGTCGTAAGCTCCATTTGAATCCGGCCGATCACGTGATCGAGATCGGCTGCGGGTGGGGCGGCTTTGCCATCCATGCCGCCGGGCAATATGGCTGCCGGGTCACAGGCACGACCATCTCGCAACAGCAGTACGATTGGGCTACCAGACGTGTCGAAGAGCTGGGGCTTGCCGACCGTGTCCAAATCCTCTACCAGGACTACCGTGATCTGGATGGCGTCTACGACAAGCTCGTCAGCATCGAAATGATCGAGGCCGTAGGGCATCAGTATCTTGGCCGGTTTCTCCTGTGCTGCAGCAAGCTCCTCAAGCCGGACGGCCTCATGGGGTTGCAGGCCATCACAATTCTGGACCAGCAGTATGCCCAGCACACTCGTACAGTGGACTTCATCAAGCGGTACATCTTCCCCGGCAGTTGCCTCGTCTCCGTAACGGCCCTTTGTCAGGCGGCTACCCGCGACACCGATCTGCGGGCGGTCCACCTGGAAGACATCACCTGCCAGTACGCCGAGACGCTGCGGCGGTGGCGCAAGGCGTTCTTCGAGCGGCTCGACAAGGTGAAATCGCTCGGCTTCGACGATGCCTTCGTCCGCATGTGGGAGTTCTACCTCGCCTATTGCGAGGGAGCATTCGAGGAACGCTACATCGGCGACGTGCAGATGGTCTTCGCCAAGCCGCTCTACCGCCGGCCGGGACCCTGCATCGCCCCGCGAATAGAATCGCAAGGCGAGGGGGTGCGGGCATCGTGA